In a single window of the Phocoena sinus isolate mPhoSin1 chromosome 7, mPhoSin1.pri, whole genome shotgun sequence genome:
- the LOC116756674 gene encoding cysteine-rich protein 1-like, translated as MPKCPKCNKEVYFAERVTSLGKDWHHPCLKCEKRGKTLTSRGHAKHEGKPYCTHPCYAAMFSPKGFRHGGAESHTFK; from the coding sequence ATGCCCAAGTGCCCCAAGTGCAACAAGGAGGTGTACTTTGCTGAGCGGGTGACCTCCCTCGGGAAGGACTGGCATCACCCTTGCCTGAAATGTGAGAAACGTGGAAAGACGCTGACCTCAAGGGGTCATGCCAAGCATGAAGGCAAGCCCTATTGCACCCACCCCTGCTATGCGGCCATGTTCAGCCCCAAAGGCTTCAGGCACGGTGGGGCAGAGAGCCACACTTTCAAGTAA